The Exiguobacterium aurantiacum DSM 6208 genome includes a window with the following:
- a CDS encoding NAD(P)-binding oxidoreductase produces MKVLVIGATGKIGKRVLKSLAKTHQVTALIRYPELQAEYEKMGARVLTVDVEKELEKKIHEATAGQDAVIVAATAGAEGASKEIELLDRNVAMKAIDAAKKERVRHVVLLSAYGADQPNAAPKELFNFLSANNAADEYIEHSGLNYTIICPVTIVEGAGKGSIEASEDLSDARDATISETDVATVIAAALDNRGLYGRRIEIMSGSTPINEALDFDSRGEAATAGRTTLRRPQR; encoded by the coding sequence ATGAAAGTCTTAGTCATTGGAGCAACCGGAAAGATTGGCAAACGCGTCTTGAAAAGTTTGGCGAAAACTCACCAAGTGACCGCTTTAATTCGTTATCCTGAATTGCAGGCAGAGTATGAGAAGATGGGTGCACGTGTGTTGACGGTTGACGTCGAGAAAGAGTTGGAGAAAAAAATCCATGAAGCGACGGCCGGACAAGATGCGGTCATCGTTGCCGCGACGGCCGGTGCTGAAGGGGCGAGCAAGGAAATCGAGCTACTTGACCGAAATGTCGCGATGAAGGCGATTGACGCCGCGAAAAAAGAACGCGTGCGCCACGTCGTCCTACTGAGTGCCTACGGGGCTGATCAACCGAACGCCGCTCCGAAAGAATTGTTCAACTTTTTGTCAGCAAACAACGCAGCCGATGAGTACATCGAACATAGCGGTTTAAACTATACAATCATTTGCCCAGTGACCATTGTCGAAGGGGCGGGGAAAGGTTCGATTGAAGCGTCAGAAGATTTAAGCGATGCGAGAGACGCGACAATCTCGGAGACGGACGTCGCAACGGTCATCGCTGCCGCACTAGACAATCGCGGTTTGTATGGCCGGCGGATTGAGATTATGTCCGGCAGCACACCAATCAATGAAGCGCTCGACTTTGATAGCCGTGGCGAAGCCGCGACAGCCGGTCGGACGACACTCCGGCGACCACAACGATAA
- a CDS encoding alpha/beta fold hydrolase, translating into MNVTEYTYTDGYRTHVLTVPATNAIADCFLFHGMLEHHERYIEFAHFLSENGFNVYVCDLRGAGSLARKQETYAHLLPKEGFNQMVDDAVTLIEHHARALPTFVLGHSFGSLLSRRLGQVMGHRLAGVVTISPPPGSGIIGRFGLLAIDAAIRRKGSDYPSRFFERLLFGRYNLKFLPAKTESDWISSDPEEVAAYRNDENCGGLPTLGYLHEVASASLDVTSLPRIHEHPKSLPLLFVVGADDPVVHDGEGLKGMVRNYQAADIEVTVLSYDGARHEVLREINRTEVWNDITSWLLQTTSIALEKTSY; encoded by the coding sequence TTGAACGTCACAGAATATACGTATACGGACGGTTATCGTACTCACGTGCTGACCGTTCCCGCGACAAATGCGATCGCCGATTGTTTCTTGTTTCACGGAATGCTTGAACATCACGAACGCTACATTGAGTTCGCCCACTTTTTATCAGAAAATGGATTTAATGTATATGTTTGTGATTTGCGCGGCGCGGGTTCACTCGCCCGGAAACAGGAGACATACGCTCATTTACTTCCAAAAGAAGGGTTTAATCAAATGGTCGACGATGCGGTTACGCTCATCGAGCACCACGCGAGGGCGTTGCCGACGTTTGTCCTCGGTCATAGTTTCGGATCACTGCTCTCACGGCGTCTCGGCCAAGTCATGGGGCACCGGTTAGCTGGGGTCGTCACCATCTCCCCGCCCCCGGGGTCAGGGATCATCGGTCGATTCGGTCTCCTCGCCATCGATGCTGCCATCCGGCGAAAAGGAAGCGATTATCCGTCACGTTTCTTCGAACGCCTGTTGTTCGGTCGTTACAATTTAAAGTTTTTACCCGCTAAAACGGAGAGCGATTGGATTTCAAGTGACCCAGAAGAAGTCGCCGCTTATCGAAACGATGAGAACTGTGGCGGGTTACCGACCCTCGGTTATCTTCATGAAGTAGCAAGCGCGTCCCTCGACGTCACGTCTCTCCCTCGTATTCACGAACATCCAAAGTCGCTCCCGCTCCTCTTCGTCGTCGGGGCGGACGATCCGGTCGTACATGACGGAGAAGGACTGAAAGGAATGGTTCGTAACTATCAGGCGGCCGACATTGAAGTGACCGTCTTGTCTTATGACGGAGCGCGTCACGAAGTGTTAAGGGAAATCAATCGGACCGAGGTGTGGAACGATATCACATCATGGCTCCTGCAAACGACTTCTATCGCACTTGAAAAAACCTCCTACTAA
- a CDS encoding MBL fold metallo-hydrolase, whose translation MIQVRLQPFTVYESALMRTTSTLIFTEESLILVDPNWLPEEVAMIRRDIELARDGKKLYVIYTHHHYDHIIGAYAFPDATVIASKAFVEANSNDQLREIQSFYEQNYIKRPIHKPAVDLIIAEDGTLELGSTPITFYLTPGHEATHMSLVVEPLKLLLCGDYGSNVEPPFIEHDAEEYIESLQKLQTAVYEHEIRWLVPGHGDVCDDRSKMIERLSAAEEYILALPEERVWSKLWPEHAFFDRVHERNREHVEQKMREREARRQDY comes from the coding sequence GTGATCCAAGTTCGCCTACAACCATTTACCGTTTATGAAAGTGCCCTCATGCGCACGACATCGACATTGATTTTTACCGAAGAGAGCCTTATTCTGGTCGACCCGAACTGGTTGCCAGAAGAAGTAGCGATGATTCGACGCGACATCGAGCTAGCCCGGGACGGCAAGAAGTTATATGTCATCTACACCCATCATCACTACGACCATATCATCGGTGCCTATGCGTTTCCTGACGCGACCGTGATCGCCTCAAAAGCGTTCGTCGAGGCAAACTCGAATGACCAATTGCGGGAGATTCAGTCATTTTACGAACAGAACTACATCAAGCGACCGATTCATAAGCCAGCTGTCGACTTGATCATCGCGGAAGACGGCACACTCGAACTCGGCTCTACCCCGATCACGTTCTATTTGACGCCCGGCCATGAGGCGACCCATATGTCTCTCGTCGTCGAACCACTTAAGCTGCTATTGTGCGGCGATTACGGTTCGAATGTCGAGCCTCCTTTTATTGAGCATGATGCGGAAGAATATATCGAATCCCTTCAAAAATTGCAGACTGCCGTTTATGAACATGAAATCCGCTGGCTCGTTCCGGGTCACGGTGACGTCTGCGACGATCGCAGTAAAATGATTGAACGGCTAAGTGCCGCTGAAGAGTATATTCTCGCCTTGCCGGAGGAGCGCGTTTGGTCCAAGCTATGGCCGGAACACGCGTTCTTTGACCGAGTTCATGAGCGCAATCGAGAACATGTCGAACAAAAAATGCGGGAACGCGAAGCGCGCCGCCAAGATTATTGA
- a CDS encoding PspC domain-containing protein: protein MERKLYKDPSDQMIAGVCSGLGKYLGVDVTLMRIIFVALALFGGPGILIYIVLAIVMKKPPSEYEAEQESRF from the coding sequence ATGGAACGAAAGTTGTATAAAGATCCGTCTGATCAAATGATTGCCGGCGTCTGTTCCGGTCTCGGGAAGTATCTCGGGGTCGATGTGACGCTCATGCGCATTATTTTCGTTGCCCTCGCTTTGTTCGGGGGACCGGGTATCCTCATTTATATCGTCTTGGCCATCGTCATGAAAAAACCGCCTTCAGAATATGAGGCGGAACAAGAAAGTCGCTTTTAA
- a CDS encoding aldose 1-epimerase family protein, translating into MIHLHNENVNVTLKAQGAELTSWKVGGTELLWQGDPTYWGRQAPILFPFVGRLLDDRYLYDGTTYTMSQHGFARDELFEVIDSSDTHARFKLQATTETRTHYPFQFELYVDYRLIGEELSVTYEVRNESDVLLPFSIGGHPAFNIPFAGGSFEDYTIDFGDTRPLDRLLLEGPYLTGAYHPLGERRYIPLTHSLFDQDALIFENVEYAALRHEPTGRAIVMECPSFTHFGIWSPPKSDAPFVCLEPWFGHADYTGHRKDIRQKEDMQLLSPNETFEATYTLYLET; encoded by the coding sequence ATGATACATCTTCATAATGAAAACGTGAACGTGACATTAAAAGCACAAGGAGCGGAACTGACAAGTTGGAAAGTCGGCGGGACCGAGTTGCTCTGGCAAGGAGACCCGACGTATTGGGGGCGCCAAGCACCGATTTTGTTTCCTTTCGTCGGCCGACTTTTAGACGACCGTTATCTTTATGACGGGACGACGTATACGATGAGTCAGCACGGATTCGCACGCGATGAGCTGTTCGAGGTTATCGACTCCTCCGACACACATGCCCGGTTCAAACTTCAGGCCACGACCGAGACACGCACCCATTATCCGTTCCAATTTGAACTGTATGTGGATTACCGATTGATCGGAGAAGAATTGAGCGTGACCTATGAAGTCCGTAATGAAAGTGACGTGCTCCTTCCATTCAGCATCGGGGGGCATCCCGCCTTCAACATCCCGTTCGCGGGCGGTTCGTTTGAGGACTACACGATTGATTTTGGCGACACACGCCCGCTCGACCGGCTCCTGCTCGAAGGGCCGTATTTGACGGGAGCGTATCATCCGCTTGGAGAACGTCGCTATATCCCCCTCACCCACTCGCTCTTTGATCAAGATGCGCTCATCTTCGAGAATGTCGAGTATGCCGCACTGCGACATGAGCCGACAGGTCGCGCCATCGTCATGGAGTGTCCGTCGTTCACGCACTTCGGGATTTGGTCACCACCGAAATCAGACGCGCCGTTCGTCTGTCTTGAACCGTGGTTCGGTCATGCCGATTACACCGGCCATCGTAAAGATATTCGCCAGAAAGAAGATATGCAGTTGCTTTCACCGAATGAGACGTTCGAAGCAACGTATACGCTCTATCTCGAAACGTAA
- a CDS encoding DUF3006 domain-containing protein: MIKYGTLVRVEGKYAVLRWNNGSSFIPRRFLPSEARVGDTIIRDNHHYYLEEDMTPNFDALIKQHYKK, translated from the coding sequence ATGATCAAGTATGGCACGTTGGTGCGGGTCGAAGGGAAATATGCCGTGCTACGTTGGAACAACGGCTCAAGTTTTATCCCGAGACGATTCTTGCCATCAGAAGCACGTGTTGGCGATACGATCATTCGAGATAATCATCACTATTACCTCGAAGAAGACATGACACCGAATTTCGATGCGCTGATTAAACAACATTATAAAAAATAA
- a CDS encoding TlpA family protein disulfide reductase, which translates to MRVHKLFVGLIILALVAGLAYKGYDEYRISQGAEPVSIAGDASVLGGLEVGQQAPAFELETIEGETVALSDYAGEQVVLNFWATWCPPCREELPELIEFGEETGIPVLGVNVTKNERRGKADVEAFLTEVPVSFPVLLDEAGVVEKTYRVVALPTTYVIGTDGRITAKQIGPVDFDWLHDKTD; encoded by the coding sequence ATGAGAGTTCATAAACTATTCGTTGGATTGATCATACTGGCGCTCGTCGCTGGATTAGCTTACAAAGGCTATGATGAATATAGGATAAGCCAAGGAGCAGAACCGGTCAGCATCGCTGGAGATGCTTCCGTGCTCGGTGGTCTCGAAGTTGGCCAACAAGCACCGGCGTTCGAATTGGAGACGATCGAAGGCGAGACCGTCGCCTTGTCCGATTATGCGGGAGAACAAGTCGTGCTGAACTTTTGGGCGACGTGGTGCCCGCCGTGCCGCGAGGAACTGCCTGAATTGATTGAATTCGGTGAGGAGACCGGGATCCCTGTACTCGGCGTGAACGTCACAAAAAATGAACGCCGGGGAAAAGCGGACGTCGAAGCGTTCTTGACTGAAGTGCCGGTCAGCTTCCCTGTACTGTTAGATGAGGCAGGAGTGGTCGAGAAAACCTACCGGGTCGTTGCGTTGCCGACGACGTACGTGATCGGGACGGACGGACGGATTACAGCTAAACAGATCGGGCCGGTGGATTTTGATTGGCTACATGACAAGACGGACTGA
- a CDS encoding IS3 family transposase (programmed frameshift) — protein sequence MARSRHSIEQKLSALRMMEEETYTWKEIEEAHDVSEHTLRVWKVKFETGGIDALKESRTWKLYTKEQKIAAVRDYLDGVTMVEVLSRHQISSRSVLYRWIKKYTSHSELTDSRKGMDRAMTKGRKTTFEERMEIVRYCLDNGRNYQQTAEIFAVSYHQVYGWTKKYDADGVHGLEDRRGRTKQEEELTNEEKLERRIQQIERENERLRAENLFPKKVRGDREERLISQIRLQLRYMAIEEMSTTDTFPVVLLCEIAQVSRAAYYKWLKRTVSVREEENLGLLEDIRLLYDQVNGTYGYRRLTMTINRRRRQHGLPAYNEKRIYRLMRIHEIRSVIRQKRKRHKKSSPQHVAENLMNREFSASRPDEKWCTDVTEFKYGAGKKAYLSAIIDLYDGSIVAYRIGKSNNNALVFQTMIPAIAGLRSGASPMIHSDRGFQYTSRGFKRMVEDAGLTHSMSRVGRCLDNAPIEGFWGTLKVEMYYLREFQAYSELTSAIEAYISFYNHDRFQKRLNGLSPVEYRTQAA from the exons ATGGCGAGAAGTCGGCATTCAATCGAACAAAAACTGAGTGCACTACGGATGATGGAAGAAGAAACATATACGTGGAAGGAAATCGAGGAGGCCCATGACGTCTCTGAGCATACCCTCCGGGTGTGGAAAGTGAAATTCGAGACCGGCGGAATCGACGCCTTGAAGGAGTCGAGGACATGGAAACTGTACACAAAGGAACAGAAAATAGCGGCCGTACGTGACTATCTCGATGGGGTCACCATGGTGGAAGTCCTCTCCAGACATCAAATCAGTAGTCGTTCGGTTCTATATCGGTGGATCAAGAAGTATACTAGTCATAGCGAGTTAACAGATTCGAGAAAAGGGATGGATCGAGCTATGACAAAAGGGAGAAAGACCACATTCGAGGAACGCATGGAGATCGTCAGGTATTGCCTGGACAATGGACGGAACTATCAACAGACGGCCGAGATATTCGCCGTGTCGTACCACCAGGTCTACGGCTGGACGAAAAAATATGACGCCGACGGCGTGCACGGGCTCGAGGACCGGCGCGGACGGACGAAGCAAGAAGAGGAACTGACCAACGAAGAGAAGCTCGAACGTCGCATCCAACAGATCGAGCGGGAGAACGAGCGCCTGCGGGCCGAGAACCTGTTCC CTAAAAAAGTTAGAGGAGATCGAGAGGAGAGGTTGATCAGCCAAATCCGGCTACAATTACGTTACATGGCGATCGAGGAAATGTCGACGACCGACACGTTCCCGGTCGTGCTCCTGTGTGAAATCGCGCAGGTCTCACGGGCCGCCTACTACAAATGGTTGAAGCGTACCGTCTCGGTACGCGAGGAGGAGAACTTGGGCTTACTGGAGGACATCCGTCTCCTCTATGACCAGGTGAACGGGACCTACGGCTATCGACGGCTCACCATGACAATCAACCGCAGACGACGTCAACATGGCCTGCCGGCATACAATGAGAAGCGGATCTATCGTCTCATGCGCATCCATGAGATCCGTTCGGTCATCCGCCAGAAACGAAAGCGGCATAAGAAATCGTCACCGCAACATGTGGCCGAGAACCTGATGAACCGGGAATTCAGCGCGTCCCGACCGGACGAGAAGTGGTGCACCGACGTCACCGAGTTCAAATATGGCGCCGGGAAGAAGGCGTATCTGAGCGCGATCATCGACCTCTATGACGGCTCGATCGTCGCCTATCGCATCGGGAAATCCAACAACAACGCGCTCGTCTTCCAGACGATGATCCCAGCCATCGCGGGGCTCCGTTCAGGAGCGAGTCCGATGATCCATAGCGACCGAGGGTTCCAATATACCTCGAGAGGGTTCAAACGCATGGTGGAAGACGCGGGGCTGACCCACAGCATGTCCCGGGTCGGACGTTGTCTCGACAACGCCCCGATTGAGGGTTTTTGGGGTACCCTGAAAGTCGAGATGTACTATTTGCGTGAGTTCCAGGCCTACAGCGAACTCACATCAGCCATCGAGGCCTACATATCGTTCTACAACCATGATCGTTTCCAGAAACGACTAAACGGCTTGAGCCCTGTCGAATACAGGACTCAAGCCGCCTAG
- a CDS encoding SH3 domain-containing protein produces MKPTMTRLSVAVLVSSTVLSTIVPTQSYAATYEGTVNTSILNVRSATSTSSSIVGKLTQGATVHVYSTSNNWAEINFQGQKRYVSSSYLTLKPTVAKTSTTQAYTANENVNMRSAMTTTASVVTTIPKGATVTYLSTHGATGSWFKVTYGGKTGYVAQRYFTLSGGGTVSPQSNATHTTVNNTTMHSSMISTAPVLVTIPKGASVTLVSTHGATGSWAKVTYAGQTGYVAMRNLQAIVTSAPTTLYVKTATSIFNSMSTSGQALGTLAVGSSVRLVSTHGATGSWAKVTAGSLTGYVPMRNLSETEVAAPVTPYYAQRAATMYSSMSTSRTVVQSIPVGAKVDHLSTHGATGSWYMIRYANKTGYVAARDFSLTAPSTSTEQYGPEREVQVVSNNTPLNVRPTPATGNAAIGTLAHGTVVKVKPVLNTDWGLLTSGNFVGGYIHLGYTAPVSTTPPATGIQRVVSYTNYSITARAMAERQVAQFGQTDAHRNTPAYLPRAWVSVNGNTGTIVNNQLRVISGVGTALKMSASSTAVTLATIPNGTNIEYVDRQVVGTAVWYRVKYGSMTGFVTPSSVVGAANILSQPSLTSHAYGQINPGETVTITGQTGTYYTVSYRRPAGHNIRIFDNVWRRASVTDLEPFVNPNNFDQNSQAFYQFLDLSKSAGTTASTLNKVLVNTGTLTNQGQAFINAANQYSINEIYLLSHAVHETGHGKSVLAQGVPVDKDGNALINSSGTRIHPDREVAATVYNMYGIQAVDSSPLATGAKFAFEQKWFSPEAAIVGGAYWIGASYINHPTHKQNTLYKMRFNPANPGVHQYATDIGWATKQTTRIYQTYQTLDSYTLHFDVPKFQ; encoded by the coding sequence TTGAAACCAACGATGACAAGACTCAGCGTGGCCGTTCTCGTTTCGAGTACTGTGCTCAGCACAATCGTCCCGACTCAGTCATACGCAGCAACATACGAAGGAACCGTAAACACCTCGATCTTAAACGTCCGTTCGGCAACATCGACATCTTCATCGATTGTCGGCAAATTGACGCAAGGGGCGACCGTCCACGTCTACTCAACGAGTAACAACTGGGCCGAAATTAATTTCCAAGGCCAAAAACGGTACGTGTCGTCTTCCTACTTGACGCTCAAGCCGACCGTTGCGAAAACGAGTACGACCCAGGCGTATACAGCGAACGAGAACGTCAACATGCGCTCGGCCATGACAACGACGGCATCGGTTGTGACAACGATCCCGAAAGGCGCGACCGTCACGTATCTCTCGACACACGGAGCAACAGGCTCGTGGTTCAAAGTGACATACGGCGGGAAAACAGGCTATGTGGCGCAACGTTACTTCACGCTCTCAGGAGGTGGAACGGTGTCTCCTCAATCAAACGCTACGCATACGACCGTCAACAACACAACGATGCATAGTTCGATGATTTCAACGGCCCCTGTGCTCGTCACCATTCCAAAAGGTGCAAGCGTGACACTCGTCTCGACGCATGGCGCGACAGGCTCTTGGGCAAAAGTGACGTATGCCGGACAAACCGGCTATGTGGCCATGCGTAATCTCCAAGCCATCGTCACGTCAGCACCAACGACGCTATACGTCAAGACAGCGACGAGCATCTTTAATTCGATGTCGACGTCAGGTCAAGCGCTGGGCACATTAGCGGTCGGATCGAGTGTGCGACTCGTCTCGACGCACGGGGCGACTGGCTCTTGGGCAAAAGTGACGGCCGGCTCGTTGACAGGCTACGTGCCGATGCGCAACTTGTCGGAAACAGAAGTCGCTGCACCGGTGACACCTTACTACGCGCAACGGGCCGCGACGATGTATTCGTCTATGTCAACATCGCGGACCGTTGTTCAATCGATTCCAGTAGGCGCGAAAGTCGATCACCTTTCCACTCACGGGGCGACTGGCTCTTGGTATATGATTCGCTACGCCAATAAAACAGGATATGTCGCGGCACGTGATTTTTCACTGACTGCTCCGTCGACCTCGACAGAACAATACGGACCCGAGCGTGAAGTCCAAGTCGTCTCCAACAACACGCCGTTGAACGTACGCCCTACTCCAGCGACCGGAAATGCCGCCATCGGCACTCTTGCGCATGGTACAGTCGTCAAAGTAAAGCCTGTTCTGAACACGGATTGGGGACTCTTGACGAGCGGTAACTTCGTTGGAGGATATATTCATTTAGGCTACACGGCCCCTGTCTCAACGACGCCACCGGCTACAGGCATCCAGCGTGTCGTGTCCTATACAAACTATTCAATTACCGCTCGTGCCATGGCCGAACGTCAAGTTGCCCAATTCGGACAGACTGATGCCCATCGCAATACGCCGGCATATTTGCCACGGGCCTGGGTAAGTGTGAATGGGAACACCGGGACCATTGTCAATAATCAGCTTCGCGTCATTTCTGGGGTAGGGACGGCACTTAAGATGTCGGCTTCTTCTACCGCAGTCACACTCGCAACGATACCTAACGGGACGAACATCGAGTATGTGGACCGACAAGTTGTCGGGACCGCTGTTTGGTATCGGGTCAAATATGGCTCTATGACTGGTTTTGTCACACCGAGCTCGGTTGTGGGCGCCGCGAATATCCTTAGTCAACCGAGTTTGACATCGCACGCATATGGTCAAATCAATCCTGGGGAGACTGTCACCATCACTGGCCAGACAGGTACTTACTATACGGTTTCATATCGCCGCCCTGCAGGTCATAATATCCGGATATTTGATAATGTGTGGCGTCGAGCTTCTGTGACGGATCTTGAACCGTTTGTAAACCCGAATAATTTTGATCAAAATTCTCAGGCGTTCTATCAGTTCCTTGATTTATCGAAGAGTGCTGGAACGACTGCGTCTACGTTGAATAAAGTACTTGTGAATACCGGCACCCTAACGAATCAAGGGCAAGCATTCATTAATGCTGCAAACCAATACAGTATTAACGAAATTTATTTACTCTCTCACGCTGTTCACGAAACCGGCCACGGAAAGTCTGTTCTTGCCCAAGGGGTTCCTGTCGATAAAGACGGAAATGCACTCATCAACTCGAGCGGTACTCGGATTCATCCAGACCGCGAGGTGGCGGCAACTGTTTACAACATGTACGGCATTCAAGCGGTAGATAGCAGCCCGCTCGCGACCGGGGCCAAGTTTGCCTTTGAACAAAAGTGGTTCAGCCCTGAAGCTGCCATTGTCGGAGGCGCCTATTGGATTGGTGCGAGCTATATCAACCATCCGACACACAAACAAAACACGCTCTACAAGATGCGTTTCAACCCAGCTAATCCGGGCGTACATCAATACGCGACCGACATCGGCTGGGCAACGAAACAAACGACACGGATTTATCAGACGTACCAAACACTTGACTCTTATACGCTTCACTTCGACGTACCTAAGTTCCAATAA